One part of the Arvicanthis niloticus isolate mArvNil1 chromosome 15, mArvNil1.pat.X, whole genome shotgun sequence genome encodes these proteins:
- the Znf804b gene encoding zinc finger protein 804B, with amino-acid sequence MACYLVISSRHLSNGHYRGIKGVFRGPLCKNGSPSPDFAEKQKNTAKALEDAKANFYCELCDKQYNKHQEFDNHINSYDHAHKQRLKELKHREFARNVASKSWKDEKKQEKALKRLHQLAELRQQSECVSGNGPAYKTPRIAMEKQLQQGIFPVKNGRKVSYMKSALLKGKNVPRSTMDKQRPAMPNRQQLQSDRRHLFGNMIAQTSSDLSNANHRTGVSFSFSKKAYLKLESSASVFSENTDDSHDCNKSPTYKVKRTAENCKCCRLANDDTDLTKEEGVLSSSHLEGVLNNTFSMNSKISQNKHESINRRLKDSAGTQAAFSKPHFRVSERDFTISSREKEIRNALKDTSGNCFNHPCQANEASSPLNIYKHSDSRWCECLDDFLPSGPSEQKTQQAHRIPNSRMEDGAKSSDKAERVTKNVHRLCREGCPHDLKSKPLPFLHVQSKDGHTTLQWPTELLFFTRTEPCISYGCNPLYFDFKLSRTTKDEHNSEDVRTELEKEAVETKTKPESQVSSLIKEQENLTQDNQPLKPKMIVANPDWEKFQRKYNLDSNDSDSSVSEHASLRDLEMKSPEVPAYLNVSLKDGLENNNADDTELVGPSNIHWQSCKRTVHNNALEGLSFSPHISRTKNHKLNPCSPQSEFEEENQCTWDFSPYTSGDHREYGKDTGVSSNSCNISVASRASPTGKLSYKRYSPVSPLRDHPRCMDESSKNMSSWRNMCTSHRSKGTNSSQLLCFCKKEYSSVERHKWKHRKHNCLYMSDVSLSSNYTPSETQKDRNGKLSDSFKTKKRSKHRDCHFREMYKLGKNQQFAGSKPPSIFYCDSGSRVSIDGNNEKTFNGHEHQHSKLNSYLRQRACCLNKNKRSQKSLASLHIGGAHQVKCRQCNLGTVNYLLRSCTGSPLETTQSNIRDGEGPSLTAKGLLERVRAKKYQEQSTGFEISSNSCLKESQTHSQIQCTTKPGPPSFSRTILPFSKKRQHIGKRKNDNGNMVHKPSDKDNVKNSNKKNLTTLTDTECDNYLSKGINGSVTDSHSLSRKNNQTTKEQSTSSVSEVQPFLQSCDPVPNDFLGAFPSNRYTGVTDSTETKEDQINRDLEDVSMSVNHVEGNINSYYDRAMQKHDKMEDELEMCHKSLSPPLIQQPITFSPDEIDKYKLLQLQAQQHMQKQLLSKHLRVLPAAGPTAFSPASAVQTVPVHQHTSITTIHHTFLQHFAVSASISSHSSALPVAHLHPLSQPHFTPISFSTMAPTIIPGHPAFLGHPLHLVAAAPFHPSHMAFQPLPSAAFIPTLFGPHLNPATTPVFHLNPLIQPVLQGQDLYHHSCSSQMQQLNSVKEALNMAVHLN; translated from the exons AGATTGAAAGAATTAAAGCATCGAGAATTTGCTAGAAATGTAGCTTCCAAATCatggaaagatgagaagaaacaagaaaaggcaCTTAAACGGCTCCATCAGCTGGCTGAGCTGCGACAACAGTCTGAATG TGTTTCTGGAAACGGACCAGCATACAAAACCCCGAGGATAGCTATGGAAAAGCAGCTCCAGCAGGGAATTTTCCCAGTTAAGAATGGCAGAAAGGTATCCTACATGAAAAGTGCCCTTCTCAAGGGAAAGAATGTGCCCAGAAGCACCATGGATAAGCAGCGACCAGCCATGCCAAACCGACAACAGCTACAATCAGATAGGAGACACTTGTTTGGGAATATGATAGCACAAACATCTTCAGATCTCAGCAATGCAAACCACAGGACAggagtttcattttcattttcaaaaaaagcCTATCTAAAATTAGaatcctctgcctcagttttcaGCGAGAACACAGACGATTCACATGATTGTAACAAGTCACCCACCTATAAAGTCAAACGAACAGCTGAGAACTGCAAGTGTTGCAGGCTTGCAAACGACGACACAGACCTTACTAAGGAAGAAGGAGTCCTCTCATCAAGCCATCTGGAGGGTGTTTTAAACAACACCTTCTCAATGAACTCTAAAATTTCACAAAACAAACATGAATCTATTAATAGAAGACTGAAAGATTCAGCTGGTACTCAGGCAGCTTTTTCTAAGCCTCACTTCCGTGTTTCAGAGAGAGATTTTACTATTTCtagcagagaaaaagagattaGGAATGCACTGAAGGATACTTCAGGAAACTGTTTTAATCACCCATGCCAAGCAAATGAAGCCTCCAGTCCACTTAACATTTACAAGCACAGTGATAGTAGGTGGTGTGAATGTCTGGATGACTTTTTGCCTTCAGGACCAAGTGaacaaaagacccaacaagcacaTCGAATTCCTAACTCCAGAATGGAAGATGGAGCAAAGTCTTCAGATAAAGCAGAAAGGGTTACCAAGAATGTGCACAGACTTTGCAGAGAAGGTTGTCCTCATGATCTGAAATCCAAACCATTGCCTTTCCTCCATGTACAGAGCAAGGATGGTCACACCACTCTACAGTGGCCTACAGAACTTCTTTTCTTTACCAGAACGGAACCTTGCATATCTTACGGCTGTAATCCTCTATATTTTGATTTCAAACTTTCTCGCACCACAAAGGATGAGCATAATTCAGAGGATGTACGAACAGAGTTGGAGAAGGAGGCTGTAGAAACGAAGACAAAACCAGAGAGCCAAGTCTCCAGTttaattaaagaacaagaaaattTGACCCAAGATAATCAACCTCTGAAACCAAAGATGATTGTAGCTAACCCAGATTGGGAAAAGTTCCAGAGAAAATACAACCTGGACTCTAATGATTCTGACTCCAGTGTAAGTGAACATGCTAGTCTAAGAGACTTGGAAATGAAAAGTCCTGAAGTGCCTGCTTACCTTAATGTGTCTCTAAAGGATGGTTTAGAAAACAATAACGCTGATGATACTGAATTGGTGGGACCATCAAACATCCACTGGCAAAGTTGCAAAAGGACAGTTCACAATAATGCCTTGGAgggtctgtctttctctcctcacaTTTCAAGAACTAAAAACCATAAGCTAAATCCCTGTAGTCCACAGTCAGAgtttgaagaagaaaaccaatgTACCTGGGATTTCAGTCCTTATACGTCAGGAGATCACCGTGAATATGGAAAGGATACAGGTGTAAGCTCAAACAGCTGCAACATCAGCGTGGCCAGCAGAGCTTCTCCAACTGGGAAGCTAAGTTATAAGAGATATTCTCCAGTATCACCTTTGAGGGACCATCCCAGATGTATGGATGAATCTTCTAAAAATATGTCCAGTTGGAGAAACATGTGTACAAGTCATAGGTCCAAGGGGACTAACAGCAGTCAATTGCTCTGCTTTTGTAAAAAAGAGTATAGCTCAGTTGAAAGGCACAAGTGGAAACACAGAAAGCACAATTGCCTCTACATGTCTGATGTGTCTCTAAGCAGTAACTATACTCcctcagaaacacagaaagacaggaaTGGTAAACTATCAGAttcatttaaaactaaaaaacgATCAAAACACAGAGACTGCCACTTCAGAGAAATGTACAAACTGGGTAAAAATCAACAATTTGCAGGGTCCAAACCCCCAAGTATTTTCTATTGTGATTCTGGCTCTCGGGTTTCCATTGATGGAAATAATGAAAAGACCTTTAATGGCCATGAACATCAGCACAGCAAATTGAACTCTTATTTGAGACAGAGAGCTTGCTgcttaaataaaaacaagagaagcCAAAAATCTTTAGCCAGCCTTCACATTGGTGGTGCGCACCAAGTTAAGTGCAGACAATGTAACTTAGGCACAGTCAACTACCTTCTAAGGAGCTGTACAGGTAGCCCTTTAGAAACTACACAGTCAAACATTCGAGATGGAGAGGGGCCATCCTTGACTGCCAAGGGTCTTTTGGAAAGAGTGAGAGCCAAGAAGTATCAGGAGCAATCAACGGGATTTGAGATCTCCTCAAACAGTTGTTTAAAAGAATCGCAGACTCATTCACAAATTCAATGCACAACTAAACCTGGACCACCAAGTTTTAGCAGAACAATATTGCCTTTTTCAAAAAAGAGACAACACAtaggcaaaagaaaaaatgataacgGTAACATGGTTCATAAACCTTCTGACAAAGACAACgtcaaaaactcaaacaaaaaaaatttgacTACTTTGACAGACACTGAATGTGATAACTATCTTTCCAAAGGCATAAATGGTTCAGTGACTGACTCTCATTCTTTAAGCAGAAAAAACAATCAGACAACAAAAGAGCAATCCACGTCTTCAGTTAGTGAAGTTCAACCTTTCCTTCAAAGCTGTGACCCAGTACCAAATGATTTCCTTGGTGCTTTTCCATCTAATAGATATACTGGTGTAACTGATTCAACAGAGACCAAAGAGGATCAGATAAATCGAGACTTAGAGGACGTAAGCATGTCTGTAAATCACGTAGAGGGGAACATAAACTCTTACTATGACAGAGCTATGCAGAAGCATGACAAAATGGAAGATGAATTAGAAATGTGTCATAAATCTCTCTCACCCCCTTTAATTCAACAGCCCATAACATTTTCTCCTGATGAAATAGACAAGTACAAGCTTCTCCAGCTACAAGCCCAGCAGCATATGCAGAAGCAGCTCCTGTCAAAGCATCTCCGAGTATTGCCTGCTGCAGGGCCCACTGccttctctcctgcctcagctgtgcAGACAGTTCCAGTTCACCAGCACACATCCATCACGACCATTCACCACACATTTCTACAGCATTTTGCTGTTTCTGCTTCTATAAGTTCTCACAGCAGTGCCCTCCCTGTAGCTCATCTCCACCCTCTGTCACAGCCGCATTTTACTCCTATTTCATTTTCAACCATGGCTCCAACCATTATCCCTGGGCACCCTGCTTTCCTAGGTCACCCACTACATTTAGTCGCGGCTGCCCCCTTCCACCCATCACATATGGCATTTCAGCCCCTGCCTTCTGCAGCGTTTATTCCCACATTGTTTGGTCCGCATTTAAACCCAGCCACCACTCCTGTTTTCCACTTGAACCCTTTAATCCAACCCGTGCTACAAGGTCAAGATCTTTACCATCACTCTTGCTCAAGCCAGATGCAACAATTAAATAGTGTGAAAGAGGCCTTAAATATGGCAGTCCACTTGAACTAA